The Aptenodytes patagonicus chromosome 27, bAptPat1.pri.cur, whole genome shotgun sequence genome contains a region encoding:
- the LOC143171459 gene encoding autophagy-related protein 101 — translation MNCRAEVLEVSVEGRQVEEAMLAVLHTVLLHRSTGKFHYKKEGTYSIGTVGTQDVDCDFIDFAYVRVSSEELDRALRKAVGEFKDALRNSGSDGMGQISLEFYQKKKSRWPFSDECIPWELWTIKVNVVNLANEQERQICREKVGEKLCEKIINIVEVMNRHEYLPKMPTQSEVDNVFDTSLKDVQPYLYKISYQITDSLGTSVTTTMRRLIKDTLAL, via the exons ATGAACTGCCGCGCGGAGGTGCTGGAGGTGTCGGTGGAGGGTCGGCAGGTGGAGGAGGCCATGCTGGCGGTGCTCCACACCGTCCTGCTGCACCGCAGCACCGGCAAGTTCCACTACAAGAAGGAGGGCACCTACTCCATCGGCACCGTGGGCACCCAGGACGTGGACTGTGACTTCATCGACTTCGCCTACGTCCGCGTCTCCTCCGAGGAGCTGGACCGGGCCCTCCGCAAGGCCGTCGGGGAGTTCAAG GACGCGCTGCGCAACTCGGGCAGCGATGGGATGGGGCAGATCTCCCTGGAGTTCTACCAGAAGAAGAAGTCGCGCTGGCCCTTCTCGGACGAGTGCATCCCCTGGGAGCTGTGGACCATCAAGGTGAACGTGGTGAACCTGGCTAACGAGCAGGAGCGGCAGATCTGCCGGGAGAAGGTGGGCGAGAAGCTCTGCGAGAAGATCATCAACATCGTGGAGGTGATGAACCGCCATGAGTACCTGCCCAAGATGCCCACCCAGTCGGAGGTGGACAACGTCTTCGACACCAGCCTGAAGGACGTGCAGCCCTACCTGTACAAGATCTCCTACCAGATCACGGACTCCCTGGGCACCTCGGTCACCACCACCATGCGCCGGCTCATCAAGGACACGCTGGCTCTCTAG